The following are encoded in a window of Chiloscyllium plagiosum isolate BGI_BamShark_2017 chromosome 11, ASM401019v2, whole genome shotgun sequence genomic DNA:
- the LOC122554791 gene encoding coiled-coil domain-containing protein 190 encodes MQRLRSHTFEGDRTRRLDVEMRASKRAEARLQNGLNNLEEARFYCIDRMIKEQRQIQRDLIRIKNGYSKKTLGNLRMLHPDNSTSTRGKSGLSNLILPSIPGVKNHAVILETERIRTQSCYPAKAGRIGMPPSASLALQTQINDFLNGLSSKQEKSDGHSGAEQTQPVTPSGKLKTETSINSIKLSSLKHPNAKHVSVLEKPAVLDEASGRENQRAHGQTEQEASNVESDSSDQAQGQIRSRESTSSPQLSACDGNPGYDSEFYAPDGLPRTMHTMPSFLEAFAEAKKARYIRHRVKTEDERELSISEIFAKRKVLDRHNAVKEVETNKEKLFPGIHAA; translated from the exons ATGCAACGCCTCAGGTCACACACTTTCGAAGGAGATAGAACAAGGCGGCTGGATGTAGAGATGCGTGCGTCCAAGCGTGCAGAAGCCAGGCTCCAGAATGGACTAAACAATTTGGAGGAAGCAAGATTTTATTGCATTGATAGAATGATCAAAGAACAAAGGCAGATCCAGAGAGACCTGATAAGAATAAAAAATG GTTATTCCAAGAAGACATTAGGAAATCTCAGAATGCTGCATCCAGATAATAGCACTTCAACCAGAGGAAAGTCTGGCTTGAGCAACCTCATTTTACCCAGCATTCCGGGTGTGAAGAATCACGCTGTCATACTGGAGACAGAAAGAATCAG GACACAAAGCTGTTACCCTGCAAAGGCTGGCAGGATTGGGATGCCACCCAGTGCCTCTCTTGCTTTGCAGACACAGATAAATGACTTCCTCAATGGGTTGAGCAGCAAGCAGGAGAAGTCTGATGGGCACTCGGGCGCAGAGCAGACCCAGCCTGTCACGCCATCTGGCAAGCTCAAAACCGAAACCTCAATCAACAGCATCAAGTTGTCCTCCCTGAAGCACCCCAATGCCAAGCACGTGAGTGTTCTTGAGAAGCCAGCAGTCCTGGATGAAGCCAGTGGGAGAGAAAACCAAAGGGCACATGGCCAAACAGAGCAGGAAGCGAGCAATGTTGAGTCAGATAGCAGCGATCAGGCCCAAGGGCAAATCAGATCCAGGGAGTCCACGAGCAGCCCACAGCTGTCAGCTTGCGATGGAAATCCCGGATACGATTCAGAGTTTTATGCTCCGGATGGGTTGCCCAGAACCATGCACACCATGCCCAGTTTTCTGGAGGCCTTTGCCGAAGCGAAGAAAGCGAGGTACATCAGGCACCGGGTCAAAACCGAAGATGAGAGGGAACTCTCGATCAGCGAAATCTTTGCGAAGAGAAAGGTCCTTGATCGACATAACGCTGTCAAAGAGGTGGAAACCAACAAGGAAAAGCTCTTCCCAGGAATACATGCAGCTTAA